In the genome of Bosea sp. BIWAKO-01, the window AACGACGCGCAGGACATCGCGTTCGGCCGCAAGGCGCAGCATGGTCTTCAGGAAGTTTGCGCCATGGACACCGTAGACCCAGGCGGTGCGCAGGATGACATGGTGCGGCTGCAGGGCCCGGATGCAGACCTCTCCTTCGCTCTTGCTCGCACCATAGGCCCCGAGCGGCCCGACGGGGTCGCTCTCGACATAAGGCCCGGGTTTGCTGCCGTCGAAGACATAATCTGTCGAAACATGGAGGAGCGGAATGCCTGCTTCGGCCGTCGCCTCGGCAAGAATGGCGGGCCCTTCCGCATTTGCGGCGAAGGCAGCGACCGTCTCGCTCTCGGCCCGGTCCACGCCCGTAAAGGCCGCAGCATTGACCACCAGGCCGGGGCAATGGGCCTTCAAGGCCCTTACCACAGCTGCACGGTCCGTGATGTCGCCGTCAGCCCGCGCCAGCCCGACGAGCGGAACGCCACGCTCATGCGCCAGCTCCGTCAACTCGCGGCCAAGCTGACCGCCGGCACCAAAAAGCAGGATCGGCGCTTCGTTCACGAGAGGCCGAGCCGCTCGCCGCGATAAAGCCCGTTCCGGATGCGGCCCCACCAGTCCGGATTGGCGAGGTACCATCGAACGGTCTTCTCCAGCCCGCTCTCAAAGCTCTCCTGCGGGCTCCAGCCGAGCTCGCGGGCGATCTTTGAAGCATCGATCGCATAGCGACGGTCATGGCCGGGCCGGTCGGCGACAAACCGGATCAGGGTGTCGCGCGGGCCGATGGCGGCATCGGGGGCGACCTCGTCGACCAGGCTGCAGATCGCGCGCACGACGTCGAGGTTCGTCCGCTCGGCTTGGCCGCCGACATTGTAGCTCTCGCCGGGGCGTCCGGTTTCCGCAATCAGGCAAAGGGCGCGTGCATGATCCTCGACATGGAGCCAGTCGCGCACCTGACCGCCATCGCCGTATACCGGCAATCCCTTGCCCTCAAGCGCGTTCAGGATGACGAGCGGGATCAGCTTCTCAGGGAAGTGATAGGGCCCGTAATTGTTCGAGCAGTTGGAGAGCAGGACAGGCAGCCCATAGGTGTGGTGCCAGGCACGCACGAGATGGTCGGACGCGGCCTTCGACGCAGAATAGGGCGAGGTCGGCTGATAGGGTGTCGTCTCGCTGAACAGGCCTTCCGGGCCAAGCGAGCCGAAGACCTCGTCCGTCGAGACATGGTGGAAACGAAAGTTGGCCTTCGCGTCCTGCGGCAGGGCTCGCCAATGGTCGAGCGCCGCCTGGAGCAACACGAAGGTTCCGACGACGTTGGTCTGGATGAAGGCGCCCGGCCCATCGATCGAACGGTCGACATGGCTCTCCGCCGCAAGGTGCATCACGATATCGGGCCGGAATGACGCAAAGGCCTCGCGCATAGCGGCGAGATCTCCGATATCCGCCTGCAGGAAGGCGTAACGCGGATCGGTCTCAACCGGCTTCAGATTGTCGAGGTTGCCCGCATAGGTCAGCTTGTCGACAACCAACACCTGATGCGACGTCTCGGCGACCAGATGCCGGACCACGGCCGA includes:
- the rfbB gene encoding dTDP-glucose 4,6-dehydratase, whose protein sequence is MKRFLITGGAGFIGSAVVRHLVAETSHQVLVVDKLTYAGNLDNLKPVETDPRYAFLQADIGDLAAMREAFASFRPDIVMHLAAESHVDRSIDGPGAFIQTNVVGTFVLLQAALDHWRALPQDAKANFRFHHVSTDEVFGSLGPEGLFSETTPYQPTSPYSASKAASDHLVRAWHHTYGLPVLLSNCSNNYGPYHFPEKLIPLVILNALEGKGLPVYGDGGQVRDWLHVEDHARALCLIAETGRPGESYNVGGQAERTNLDVVRAICSLVDEVAPDAAIGPRDTLIRFVADRPGHDRRYAIDASKIARELGWSPQESFESGLEKTVRWYLANPDWWGRIRNGLYRGERLGLS
- the rfbD gene encoding dTDP-4-dehydrorhamnose reductase gives rise to the protein MNEAPILLFGAGGQLGRELTELAHERGVPLVGLARADGDITDRAAVVRALKAHCPGLVVNAAAFTGVDRAESETVAAFAANAEGPAILAEATAEAGIPLLHVSTDYVFDGSKPGPYVESDPVGPLGAYGASKSEGEVCIRALQPHHVILRTAWVYGVHGANFLKTMLRLAAERDVLRVVADQCGSPTATRDLAEAILAVRAVLMAGAEPWGTYHVAGQGETTWHGFASAIIAEQARFTGRSPIVDAITTAEFPTPARRPANSVLESTRFAATFGYRAKPWQERMREVVASLMAQRVS